The Oncorhynchus clarkii lewisi isolate Uvic-CL-2024 chromosome 12, UVic_Ocla_1.0, whole genome shotgun sequence genome segment TACCGCACATAGAAAAAGATCTACTGCgacttagacttgctttcaaacgagaatggcagatctataactcacatttgtATGTGAATTTGGTAGGGTCGCCCAAAAGGTTACATATTACCGCTTTAAAGGATaacaaataaataattcaacctcatattcatcatctccagcattACCCCAACATGTGTGAAAATGGCACATTattatgttttgtagtaaaaaagatACAGGAACATAAAtggtttccaatgacatcatcaaccaataaatagacaattagtaggcaattcctactcatacagtgccttgcaaaagtattcagcccccttgaattttgcgaccttttgccacatttcaggcttcaaacataaatatataaaactgtatttttttgtgaagaatcaacaacaagtgggacacaatcatgaagtggaacgacatttattggatatttcaaacttttttaacaaatcaaaaactgaaaaattgggcgtgcaaaattattcagcccccttaagttaatacattgtagcgccaccttttgctgcgattacagctgtaagtcgcttggggtatgtctctatcagttttgcacatcgagagactgaaatgttttcccattcctccttgcaaaacagctcgagctcagtgaggttggatggagagcatttgtgaacagcagttttcagttctttccacagattctcgattggattcaggtctggactttaacttggccattctaacacctggatatgtttatttttgaaccattccattgtagattttgctttatgttttggatcattgtcttgttggaagacaaatctccatcccagtctcaggtcttttgcagactccatcaggttttcttcctgtatttggctccatccatcttcccatcaattttaaccatcttccctgtccctgctgaagaaaagcaggcccaaaccatgatgctgccaccaccatgtttgacagtggggatggtgtgttcagctgtgttgcttttacgccaaacataacgttttgcattgttgccaaaaagttcaattttggtttcatctgaccagagcaccttcttccacatgtttggtgtgtctcccaggtggcttgtggcaaactttaaacaacactttttatggatatctttaagaaatggctttcttcttgccactcttccataaaggccagatttgtgcaatatacgactgattgttgtcctatggacagagtctcccacctcagctgtagatctctgcagttcatccagagtgatcatgggcctcttggctgcatctctgatcagtcttctccttgtatgagctgaaagttcagagggacggccaggtcttggtagatttgcagtggtctgatactccttccatttcaatattatcgcttgcacagtgctccttgggatgtttaaagcttgggaaatctttttgtatccaaatccggctttaaacttcttcacaacagtatctcggacctgcctggtgtgttccttgttcttcatgatgctctctgcgcttttaacggacctctgagactatcacagtgcaggtgcatttatacggagacttgattacacacaggtggattgtatttatcatcattagtcatttaggtcaacattggatcattcagagatcctcactgaacttctggagagagtttgctgcattgaaagtaaaggggctgaataattttgcacgcccaatttttcagtttttgatttgttaaaaaagtttgaaatatccaataaatgtcgttccacttcatgattgtgtcccacttgttgttgattcttcacaaaaaaatacagttttatatctttatgtttgaagcctgaaatgtggcaaaaggtcgcaaagttcaagggggccgaatactttcgcaaggcactgtaactggtTAAAATCACATGATGCACACTGAATGGAATCTTCCTCtcttttttttactacaaaacatagaaacgcgCCATTTTCATGTTGATGTTAGTtagggtggtgctggagatgactATGAAGTAGAAAAAGTGCGAAATGTCCCTTTTACTAAATGcaatctacactatatatacacacacaaaatgatgtggacaccccttcaagttaGTTGATCCGGCTATACACCggttgctaacaggtgtataaaatcaagcccacagccgtgcaatctccatagacaaaaattggcagtagaatggccttactgaagagctcagtgactttcaacgtggcatcgtcataggatgccacctttccaacaagtcagttggtcaaatttctgtcctgctagggctgcccaggtcaactgtaagtgctgttattgcgaagtgaaaacgtctaggagcaacaacagctcagccgcaaagtggtaggccacacaagctcacagaacgggaccgccgaagtgcgtaaaaattgtctgtccttggttgcaacactcagtaCAGAGTTCCTAACTGTCTCTGgtagcaacgtcagcacaagaactgttagtctgGAGCTTcacgaaatgggtttccatggccgagcagccaaacacatgtgcaatgccaagcgttggctggagtggcgtaaagctcaccgccattggactttggagcagaagaaacgcgttctctggagtgatgaatcacgcttcaccatctgccagtctgggtttggcggatctgggtttggcggatgccaggagaatggtAGCTGCCCCTAtgcatataatgacattctagacaattctgtgcttccaactttgtcacaacagtttggggaaggccctttcctgtttcagcatgacaatgccccccacCGTGCACAACATGTAAGTAGGTATATCTAGCTGTTCGATAACACATTCTGATGGAAGGGCTTGTCCTGCACTTTGTAAAAACCCAGAGTGCATTGAATGAATGTTGGAAAAAGATATGGGTTCCTTTCTAAACATAGCAATGTGAATGCAAAAATGACTTGGACCACAAAATAGGTGAAATAGTGAACTGGCAAAAGCGCTGAGTCCTCTTTCAAATTcaagggcagtgtgaatacaaaaAACGTAGTTATTTtgctaattttttttttttaccccagagttcactttaaaagTACAGATATTGGTCCTCGTTAAAGAGGACTATATGTGAAAACACCCTAAtggttacccagaaatgatttgatattgagataaaaacagctggatTGAAAATGTAACAGACCTTGTCATAACAATCTTTTTCACCAATGTGAATAGGAAAGTCCTAACACGGCATGAATAGCAGTGTGCTGTGGCAGGCCATACCTTGTGTTTCCTCTTGCCCTTACCGGAGCTCTTCTCAGAGGGCTGCTTCTGGAAGTCCTTATCTCTGTCCAGGGAGCAGTCCCTCTCTACTTTGGGCTCTAGCAGGTCTTTGTAGGGCCGTCCAGGAACGCGGGAGAGCAAGCTCAGGTCGATCTTCACCATGAGCACCTGCTGCTGCCTGATGGGAAAGCGGTCATCCGGATcgctgagaggagagagcagttccTTCTCTTCCataggagagaacacacacactggagtccTGATGCTCTCTGTGTACTTGGGGGTCTGAGACGACGAGGGAATGCTGTCGTTCTCCTCCGATTCTGAGGAGGAAGAGTCCGTGTCCACAAACTCCCGGGACTTCTGGGAAGTCTTGGTGGGCGCCTTGCTCTTTCGCTTGTCCACAGCCGGTCTGGGTGAGGACTTGGGCTCCTTCTTGATGTTTGGTTTGCGGGAGCCCTTGGTGGCGGCCTTGGGCCGATGGGGAGGGATCTCAGGAGCGGGTTCACTTTCAACCCTCAGCCCCCCCTTTGGCTCCTCCACCACCGGGGGCTTCTCAGACTTTTTCGGCTGTTTTTTACCCACTGTTCTGCGCTGGCCGGGGCCACCCTCACTCTGAGCGGGAGATTTCTGCCGGCCACGGCCGCTCTCTGAGCCCTTCTGTGCTGCCCTCAGGTCCCTGCTAGGTGTAGGCGCCCCTGAGTCTTTAGACCCGCCCTGTCCACTGTAGCCACGGCCTGAGCTCTGGTCCCGCCCCTCCTTCTTGTACTTGGTGGGTACATTACTGTCCACTGGGGAGGCCGGGGAGAACTGCTTGGCTTTCTTAAACCAGTTGTCCAACTGCCATTTATTGGCTGTGGCTGGTTCAGGCTGTGGGGAGAAGTGTAGAAATTGGGACTGGGATCTACTACATCATATTCTGCATGCCTTATCAGGTCAGGTGCCAGAAGGTAAACAGTACTGACAACTGACAACCCTTGGTTATAATACAATAATGTAATAACTGGTCCAGAAGATGGTAGGTGAAAAGGAAAACTAGGCCTACCTCTGGTGATGCCGGGCGAGGGGGCTCATTGGCCTCGCTATCTGTGGAGctgctctcgctctcgctgtccGACCCTGAACTGCTCTCTGAGCCACTGTGACTGCTGGAGTCATCCCGCGAGTGCACCGCTCCCTCGCTGttattactgttgttactgtGGGAAAGAGACAGGTAAACGCAGTAAGTTAGTGGACAGTAGGCCAGGGCCGTTCATGTGGAGGCATCCTCAGTTAGTAGTTACACATGGAAATAGCTAGCTATTCTTATAGCATTTATTTCCAGTTCTGAGGGGGGTGAATCGTATCAAGAACTTGAACTCCAATGAGTCGCAGTCTGAGAGACCAGTAAGGACACTACCTTGCTGATGCGTTTCTGGAGGCATTTTTGGCCGAGTCCTGTTCTCCATCACTGTCCTCATCACTGCTGAGCTTCAGGTCATCTTCCAGCAAAACATTACTGGAACATTACAAGGCCATGGAAGTTACACATTAACAACACATATGGCTTCATTACCACACAAACAACTACAGGGAGAACTAAGCAATATGGCTCCTATCCTGTGTCCCTCAATGTTTGTGGATCCTCTGTCAACTGTGTCACGATCATTAAGCAGCAAGCCATAATGTTCTTAAGAGATTTACAGGGTGAAGGGACACTCACTTGGCCTGATCTCCATCGCATGGCGCTGCCTTGGACTGGTGACTGCTCGATGTCTTGGTTGGTCTCTCTGGAAGTGAGGAAGGGTGAGAAGAGAATTTATTACCATTATGACAATGGTGAAATCAACCTGCATCCAGAGGTTCAAAATGTGTGAGACTTGAATGTAAAGTGCTGGGAAATACTTACTGTGTGCACCAGGAAAACTTGCGTGCTGGGTGTCCTAAAAAGATAATCAAGATATTTTTTGTTTATACAGAGACATTACATGCCTTTAAAAGTTCAACCACACTGCTCATTATTACAAAAACAGCTACTTTTTGATTATGGTAGTGTTTAACTATATGGCATTTTCTTTATTCCAATATTTCACTGAAAATACATATTGCTTTGTTGTActtttcacactctctctctctcatgtcatcTATTCAGCCGGCACAATGTTTTGACTAGTCATTGGTACAATAagatacacattttttttaatggatgTCTGAAAAGCATTTGTTAGGCCAACAAAacaataccagtcaaatgtttggacacacctacttattccagggattttctttattttttatattttctacattgtagaataatagtgaagatattaaaactatgaaatagttagctttgcacactcttggcattctctcaaccagcttaatgaggaatgcttttccaacagtcttgaaggagttcccacatatgctgggaacttgctggctgcttttccttcactctgcggtctaactcatcctaaaccatctcaatcgggttgaatttaggtgattgtggaggccaggtcatctgatgcagcactcaatcactctccttggttaaatagcccatagccagcctggaggtatgttttgggtcattgtcctgtttgaaaaacaaatgatagtcccactaagcacaaaccagatgggatggcgtattgctgcagaatgctgtggcagccatgctggttaagtgtgcctttaattctaaataaGTCATAGACagggtcaccagcaaagcacccccacacctcctcctccatgcttcaaggtgggaaccacatatgcagagatcatccgttcacctactctgggtctcacaaagacacagtggttgaaaccaaaaaaatctcaaatttggtcccatcagaccaaaggacagatttccaccggtctaatgtccattgctcatgtgtcttggcccaagcaagtctcttcttattattggtgtcctttagtagtggtttctttgcagcaattcgaccatgcaggcctgattcacacagtatcctcttaacagttgatgttgagatgccaGATTGAATGACCTTCCTGTCttaaataatgatggactgttgtttctctttgcttatttgagctgttcttgccataatatggacttggtcacaacacaactgattagctcatcaaggcaaaggttgactaaataataaatatatgttttgatttgtttaacacatttttggttaatacatgattccatgtgtgttatttcatagttatgtcttcactattattctacaacgtagaagataataagaataaagaaaaaccctggaatgagtaggtgtgtccaaacttttgactggtactgtttatgTAGGCCTAACAAATGCTATTCAGACATCCATTCAAAAAAAATTTGCATCTTATTGTACCAATGACTCGTCTAAAAATTGTGGCAGATGAATAGATGACTTTCTAAGAGATAGTAAAATATGACAATTTCTATGCTCTGCCTCTGTACGTCTCTAAGGCATGCTCTGCTGTCTGACCTTGGAGGGGAATGGAAACTTTGAAGGCTCTGTTTTGCAGGGGGTGTGAATGGCGGTCAACGGAGGGGGCCAGGACTGAGTCATTTCCTGGAGGGAAAAATGGAAAAAGTGAAGTTGAGTAAAATCTCAATGACGGGAAGAAGAAAAAATTATTTCTTACTCAGATTACAGTACATGATATCCTCTGAAAAAAAAAGTATTCTTACCTTTAAAATCTCATCAACACAATTCGCATCACCAGTCATGGGACCCTACAAACATCAACGATTGTACCATTGTTAGAAGAAGAATAAAAAGGCTCATAAACAACAAACGTTAGTGTGTCATATTTCATCTTGTTAGTGACTAAGTCACTAAGTTTTCAATTCTAGAGATTCAATAGAATaactcattctagttctgtggttTTACCTCAACAGGCTGCGAGGGGATCTTGAGCTTGGAGAGCGACGCCTTGCCGTTGGACTTCATCTCCCCCATGGTGCTGCTGTGGGACTGGCCACTGTACATCGCTGATGAGGTCTTGGGCTCCACCGTCTCCTGGCCATCCATGGGGCGCACGTAGGCTGTAGGCTTCTGTAGCATGGAGCTGGGCTTGGACATGAGCGAAGGGGGGAAGGCCTGGCTGGAATGCGGGCCGCTGGTGAAAGATGTGTGCACACGCGACGGGGAGTCCCAGTTGGCCTCGCGCTCACGTGGGGACTTGGAGCGGTAGCGCTCCTTGCCGTGGTGCTCAGCACCTAGTGACCGGGAGTGACTGGAGCTCAGGGAACCCTTGGCTGGGCTAGACGTGTGGGACTTGGAGTGTTCTGAGCCATGCTTGCTGGACTTCTTGTGTTCCCGCTCGTGTCTTtggctactgctgctgc includes the following:
- the LOC139420806 gene encoding AF4/FMR2 family member 4-like isoform X3; protein product: MLGNYDEMKEPIGDTIPKLGGKPSGSSSSEEKSGQSLFGDQRGGGSGQNSKWTPVGPAASTSSSQSSKRSSLQGSHSGSRSSGSSSSSQRHEREHKKSSKHGSEHSKSHTSSPAKGSLSSSHSRSLGAEHHGKERYRSKSPREREANWDSPSRVHTSFTSGPHSSQAFPPSLMSKPSSMLQKPTAYVRPMDGQETVEPKTSSAMYSGQSHSSTMGEMKSNGKASLSKLKIPSQPVEGPMTGDANCVDEILKEMTQSWPPPLTAIHTPCKTEPSKFPFPSKDTQHASFPGAHKRPTKTSSSHQSKAAPCDGDQANNVLLEDDLKLSSDEDSDGEQDSAKNASRNASASNNSNNSEGAVHSRDDSSSHSGSESSSGSDSESESSSTDSEANEPPRPASPEPEPATANKWQLDNWFKKAKQFSPASPVDSNVPTKYKKEGRDQSSGRGYSGQGGSKDSGAPTPSRDLRAAQKGSESGRGRQKSPAQSEGGPGQRRTVGKKQPKKSEKPPVVEEPKGGLRVESEPAPEIPPHRPKAATKGSRKPNIKKEPKSSPRPAVDKRKSKAPTKTSQKSREFVDTDSSSSESEENDSIPSSSQTPKYTESIRTPVCVFSPMEEKELLSPLSDPDDRFPIRQQQVLMVKIDLSLLSRVPGRPYKDLLEPKVERDCSLDRDKDFQKQPSEKSSGKGKRKHKNDDESTKPDSKKSRLEDKSSSHHKNSSKESKRAMEAKVKEEPVPSPSISGSGGLQRTPKAEHQSRKRTVSQSSTSLSSGASSGKEGGHSTKSSSTSKHRKGEDKQGRSSREGKEKSSKGSDNKLAVPRLSSDGSKSLRSKLLFEDRVHSADHYLQQAKKLKHNADALMDRFEKAVYYLDAVVSFIECGNALEKSAQEAKSPFPMYAETVELIKYTMKLKSYMAPDATSADKRLAVLCLRCQSLLYLRLFKLRKESALKYSKTLTEHLKNSLSNTQAPSPGMGNKAAGMPSPVSPKLSPGSAGSYSSGTSSGSSSVTIPQRIHQMAASYVQVTSNFLYATEVWDQAEQLAKEQKEFFTELDKVMGPLIFNTSSMTELVRFTRQGLHWLRLDAKLIP
- the LOC139420806 gene encoding AF4/FMR2 family member 4-like isoform X2, yielding MNREDRNVLRMKERERRNQEIQQGGEAFPAHSPLFPEPYKVSSKEDKLSSRIQSMLGNYDEMKEPIGDTIPKLGGKPSGSSSSEEKSGQSLFGDQRGGGSGQNSKWTPVGPAASTSSSQSSKRSSLQGSHSGSRSSGSSSSSQRHEREHKKSSKHGSEHSKSHTSSPAKGSLSSSHSRSLGAEHHGKERYRSKSPREREANWDSPSRVHTSFTSGPHSSQAFPPSLMSKPSSMLQKPTAYVRPMDGQETVEPKTSSAMYSGQSHSSTMGEMKSNGKASLSKLKIPSQPVEGPMTGDANCVDEILKEMTQSWPPPLTAIHTPCKTEPSKFPFPSKDTQHASFPGAHKRPTKTSSSHQSKAAPCDGDQANNVLLEDDLKLSSDEDSDGEQDSAKNASRNASASNNSNNSEGAVHSRDDSSSHSGSESSSGSDSESESSSTDSEANEPPRPASPEPEPATANKWQLDNWFKKAKQFSPASPVDSNVPTKYKKEGRDQSSGRGYSGQGGSKDSGAPTPSRDLRAAQKGSESGRGRQKSPAQSEGGPGQRRTVGKKQPKKSEKPPVVEEPKGGLRVESEPAPEIPPHRPKAATKGSRKPNIKKEPKSSPRPAVDKRKSKAPTKTSQKSREFVDTDSSSSESEENDSIPSSSQTPKYTESIRTPVCVFSPMEEKELLSPLSDPDDRFPIRQQQVLMVKIDLSLLSRVPGRPYKDLLEPKVERDCSLDRDKDFQKQPSEKSSGKGKRKHKNDDESTKPDSKKSRLEDKSSSHHKNSSKESKRAMEAKVKEEPVPSPSISGSGGLQRTPKAEHQSRKRTVSQSSTSLSSGASSGKEGGHSTKSSSTSKHRKGEDKQGRSSREGKEKSSKGSDNKLAVPRLSSDGSKSLRSKLLFEDRVHSADHYLQQAKKLKHNADALMDRFEKAVYYLDAVVSFIECGNALEKSAQEAKSPFPMYAETVELIKYTMKLKSYMAPDATSADKRLAVLCLRCQSLLYLRLFKLRKESALKYSKTLTEHLKNSLSNTQAPSPGMGNKAAGMPSPVSPKLSPGSAGSYSSGTSSGSSSVTIPQRIHQMAASYVQVTSNFLYATEVWDQAEQLAKEQKEFFTELDKVMGPLIFNTSSMTELVRFTRQGLHWLRLDAKLIP
- the LOC139420806 gene encoding AF4/FMR2 family member 4-like isoform X1; the encoded protein is MASLSGNMNREDRNVLRMKERERRNQEIQQGGEAFPAHSPLFPEPYKVSSKEDKLSSRIQSMLGNYDEMKEPIGDTIPKLGGKPSGSSSSEEKSGQSLFGDQRGGGSGQNSKWTPVGPAASTSSSQSSKRSSLQGSHSGSRSSGSSSSSQRHEREHKKSSKHGSEHSKSHTSSPAKGSLSSSHSRSLGAEHHGKERYRSKSPREREANWDSPSRVHTSFTSGPHSSQAFPPSLMSKPSSMLQKPTAYVRPMDGQETVEPKTSSAMYSGQSHSSTMGEMKSNGKASLSKLKIPSQPVEGPMTGDANCVDEILKEMTQSWPPPLTAIHTPCKTEPSKFPFPSKDTQHASFPGAHKRPTKTSSSHQSKAAPCDGDQANNVLLEDDLKLSSDEDSDGEQDSAKNASRNASASNNSNNSEGAVHSRDDSSSHSGSESSSGSDSESESSSTDSEANEPPRPASPEPEPATANKWQLDNWFKKAKQFSPASPVDSNVPTKYKKEGRDQSSGRGYSGQGGSKDSGAPTPSRDLRAAQKGSESGRGRQKSPAQSEGGPGQRRTVGKKQPKKSEKPPVVEEPKGGLRVESEPAPEIPPHRPKAATKGSRKPNIKKEPKSSPRPAVDKRKSKAPTKTSQKSREFVDTDSSSSESEENDSIPSSSQTPKYTESIRTPVCVFSPMEEKELLSPLSDPDDRFPIRQQQVLMVKIDLSLLSRVPGRPYKDLLEPKVERDCSLDRDKDFQKQPSEKSSGKGKRKHKNDDESTKPDSKKSRLEDKSSSHHKNSSKESKRAMEAKVKEEPVPSPSISGSGGLQRTPKAEHQSRKRTVSQSSTSLSSGASSGKEGGHSTKSSSTSKHRKGEDKQGRSSREGKEKSSKGSDNKLAVPRLSSDGSKSLRSKLLFEDRVHSADHYLQQAKKLKHNADALMDRFEKAVYYLDAVVSFIECGNALEKSAQEAKSPFPMYAETVELIKYTMKLKSYMAPDATSADKRLAVLCLRCQSLLYLRLFKLRKESALKYSKTLTEHLKNSLSNTQAPSPGMGNKAAGMPSPVSPKLSPGSAGSYSSGTSSGSSSVTIPQRIHQMAASYVQVTSNFLYATEVWDQAEQLAKEQKEFFTELDKVMGPLIFNTSSMTELVRFTRQGLHWLRLDAKLIP